In Deinococcus proteolyticus MRP, a single genomic region encodes these proteins:
- the hemB gene encoding porphobilinogen synthase: MQDRPRRLRRTPAIRRMVQEVHLSPADFIHPIFVHEGAEVSEIRTMPGVQRHTYASAVEQAQQAHALGIPAVILFGIPDHKDAEGSQAYAEEGVIQQATRAVKAAVPDIAVIADTCLCEYTDHGHCGHLVQDGTQWTVDNDPSLELLARTAVSQAEAGADIIAPSAMMDGQIAAIRAALDAAGYSQLPIMSYAVKYASAYYGPFREAAGSAPSVGDRATYQMNPAGGYREALHEARLDVQEGADFLMVKPALAYLDVLRLLRDEFDLPLVAYNVSGEYSLVKAAALAGYMDERRTVLETLSAMKRAGADTILTYHALDAARWLKEGQ; the protein is encoded by the coding sequence ATGCAAGATAGGCCACGCAGACTTCGCCGCACTCCCGCCATTCGCCGGATGGTTCAGGAAGTTCACCTCTCTCCTGCCGACTTTATCCACCCCATTTTCGTCCACGAGGGCGCAGAGGTGAGCGAGATTCGCACCATGCCCGGCGTGCAGCGCCACACCTACGCCAGCGCCGTGGAGCAGGCGCAGCAGGCCCACGCCCTGGGCATCCCGGCAGTCATCCTGTTCGGAATTCCCGACCACAAGGACGCAGAGGGAAGCCAGGCCTACGCCGAGGAAGGCGTGATTCAGCAGGCCACCCGCGCAGTGAAGGCGGCCGTGCCGGACATCGCCGTGATTGCCGACACCTGCTTGTGCGAGTACACCGACCACGGGCACTGCGGCCACCTGGTGCAGGACGGCACGCAGTGGACGGTGGACAATGACCCTTCGCTGGAACTGCTGGCCCGCACCGCTGTCTCACAGGCCGAAGCTGGCGCCGACATCATCGCTCCAAGCGCCATGATGGACGGACAGATTGCCGCCATTCGCGCTGCTCTGGACGCGGCCGGGTACAGCCAGCTTCCCATCATGAGCTACGCGGTCAAGTACGCCAGCGCCTACTACGGCCCTTTCCGCGAGGCGGCGGGCAGCGCTCCCAGCGTGGGCGACCGCGCCACCTACCAGATGAACCCGGCCGGCGGTTACCGTGAGGCCCTGCACGAAGCCCGGCTGGACGTGCAGGAGGGCGCCGACTTCCTGATGGTCAAGCCTGCGCTGGCTTACCTCGACGTGCTGCGGCTGCTGCGCGACGAGTTCGACTTGCCGCTGGTCGCCTACAACGTGAGCGGCGAATACTCGCTGGTCAAAGCCGCCGCGCTGGCCGGCTACATGGACGAGCGCCGCACCGTGCTGGAAACTCTGAGCGCCATGAAGCGGGCCGGGGCCGACACCATCCTGACCTACCACGCGCTGGACGCCGCCCGCTGGCTGAAGGAAGGTCAATGA
- a CDS encoding cyclin-dependent kinase inhibitor 3 family protein has translation MSGPIRVDWIPTALWPGRLGLTFAPGKKGPSLLQPGVQHDRDLAEDFQALRSQGMNMVVSLLEQTEYDLLGIADYAEQAAAQNVTVLTCPVPDRCAPHDAQAFEDTLQEVLGALLDGQNVVLHCRGGLGRAGTLAACLLVRMGLDADEAIAKVRLARPGAVETGTQVEFVRRYAETDSPSHQLKEA, from the coding sequence ATGAGCGGTCCCATCCGGGTGGACTGGATTCCCACGGCGCTGTGGCCAGGGCGGCTGGGGCTGACCTTCGCGCCGGGCAAAAAAGGCCCCAGCCTGCTGCAGCCGGGCGTGCAGCATGACCGGGACTTGGCCGAGGATTTTCAGGCCCTCCGCTCCCAGGGCATGAACATGGTGGTGTCGCTGCTGGAACAGACCGAATACGACCTGCTGGGTATTGCCGACTACGCCGAGCAGGCCGCGGCGCAGAACGTCACTGTGCTCACCTGTCCGGTGCCGGACCGCTGCGCCCCACACGACGCCCAGGCATTCGAGGACACCCTGCAGGAGGTGCTGGGGGCCCTGCTGGACGGGCAAAACGTGGTGCTGCACTGCCGGGGTGGCCTGGGCCGGGCCGGCACGCTGGCCGCCTGCTTGCTGGTCCGTATGGGCCTGGACGCCGACGAAGCCATAGCCAAGGTACGCCTGGCCCGGCCCGGTGCAGTGGAAACTGGCACGCAGGTGGAGTTCGTTCGCCGCTACGCCGAAACCGATTCCCCGTCTCACCAGCTCAAGGAGGCCTGA
- a CDS encoding antibiotic biosynthesis monooxygenase family protein — protein MITVANRIFVHPEYHSQFEARFQDRAGLVDGMQGFIANQVLRPTAEGDPFIVLTFWRSREDFEAWTRSDAFRQGHARSGSLPKEAFSGPNRLEVHEVVQVTGEVKGE, from the coding sequence ATGATTACCGTTGCCAACCGCATCTTCGTTCATCCCGAATACCACAGCCAGTTCGAAGCCCGTTTTCAGGACCGCGCTGGCCTGGTCGACGGCATGCAGGGCTTCATCGCCAATCAGGTGCTGCGGCCTACTGCCGAGGGTGACCCTTTTATCGTGCTCACCTTCTGGCGTTCCAGAGAGGACTTTGAAGCCTGGACCCGCTCGGACGCTTTCCGTCAGGGACACGCCCGCTCGGGAAGCCTGCCCAAGGAAGCCTTCAGCGGCCCCAACCGGCTGGAAGTGCACGAGGTGGTGCAGGTCACTGGCGAAGTGAAAGGCGAGTAG
- a CDS encoding succinate dehydrogenase iron-sulfur subunit produces MNITVKILRFDPEKDKKQHWENYALEVAPTDRVLDILHQVKWFQDTTLNFRRSCGHGICGSDAMLINGRNRLACKTLARDVVKEGGTLSVEPIRGLKVVKDLVVDMEPFFDSYKAIMPFFVNESPAPARERLQSPEHAELMAHSSNCILCACCTTSCPIFWANGSYLGPASIVQAHRFIFDSRDEATQQRLGLMNQNTGVWRCRTAYNCTEACPREIPITELIEQVKRSVMYSQA; encoded by the coding sequence ATGAACATTACGGTCAAGATTCTGCGTTTCGACCCCGAAAAGGACAAGAAGCAGCACTGGGAAAACTACGCCCTGGAAGTAGCCCCCACCGACCGCGTGCTGGACATCCTGCACCAGGTCAAGTGGTTTCAGGACACCACCCTGAACTTCCGCCGCTCCTGCGGCCACGGCATCTGCGGCAGCGACGCCATGCTGATTAACGGCCGTAACCGCCTGGCCTGCAAGACCTTGGCCCGTGACGTGGTCAAGGAAGGCGGCACCCTCTCGGTCGAGCCTATCCGCGGCCTGAAAGTCGTCAAAGACCTGGTGGTGGACATGGAGCCGTTCTTCGACTCCTACAAGGCCATCATGCCCTTCTTCGTGAACGAGTCGCCGGCGCCGGCCCGCGAGCGCCTGCAGTCGCCTGAGCATGCCGAACTGATGGCGCACTCCAGCAACTGCATTCTGTGCGCGTGCTGCACCACCTCATGCCCCATCTTCTGGGCCAACGGCAGCTACCTGGGCCCGGCGTCCATCGTGCAGGCGCACCGCTTTATCTTCGACAGCCGCGACGAGGCCACCCAGCAGCGTCTGGGCCTGATGAACCAGAACACCGGCGTGTGGCGCTGCCGCACCGCTTACAACTGCACCGAAGCTTGCCCCCGCGAGATTCCCATCACCGAACTGATTGAGCAGGTCAAGCGCTCGGTGATGTACAGCCAGGCGTAA
- the sdhA gene encoding succinate dehydrogenase flavoprotein subunit: MHHRYDVVVVGAGGAGLMAALYAAKGNVSVACVSKLYPTRSHTGAAQGGIGASLGNVGEDHWEWHMFDTIKGGDYLTDQDAAEVFAKDIVDAVIELEHMGLPFSREADGTIAQRKFGGHTREFGKAAVERACYAKDRTGHMILQTLYQQNVKNGTTFYNEFHVFDLLIEDGRCTGVVAYDLATGELHTFHAKAVILAAGGYGRVFKITSNAFTLTGDLMSIYYRKGLPLEDMEFYQFHPTGLSKLGILVTEGIRGEGGILRNVNEERFMERYAPTIKDLAPRDIVARSMITEIREGRGVGPDKDAIYIDLTHLPRETVEGKLAEITDLARTYLGLDPLKDMVLVQPTAHYAMGGIPTDIDGQCLSDGAGGKIEGLYAAGEQACVSLHGANRLGTNSLGDLVVFGRRAGISAAKYARQADYGRLAEDPEAETRALLEGLRSNRGKDNPADIRKVLQETMMNNVGIFRNGPDMEKQVEIIKELKERYKNVGVADVSAKFNGDLIDAVELGFLLDCAEAMTASAVNRTESRGAHEREDYTTRDDKNWLKHTMAYKDLNNDGNVLIGYKPVALKGYTRAFEPKARVY, encoded by the coding sequence ATGCATCATCGTTATGACGTGGTCGTGGTAGGCGCCGGTGGCGCCGGCCTGATGGCTGCCCTGTACGCCGCCAAAGGCAACGTATCTGTGGCCTGTGTGTCCAAGCTGTACCCCACCCGCTCCCACACCGGCGCGGCGCAGGGCGGCATCGGCGCCTCTTTGGGCAACGTAGGCGAAGACCACTGGGAATGGCACATGTTCGACACCATCAAGGGCGGTGACTACCTGACCGACCAGGACGCCGCCGAGGTGTTCGCCAAGGACATCGTGGACGCCGTGATCGAGCTGGAGCACATGGGCCTGCCCTTCTCCCGCGAGGCGGACGGCACCATCGCTCAGCGCAAGTTCGGCGGTCACACCCGCGAGTTCGGCAAGGCCGCCGTGGAGCGGGCCTGCTACGCCAAGGACCGCACCGGCCACATGATTCTGCAGACCCTGTACCAGCAGAACGTGAAGAACGGCACCACCTTCTACAACGAGTTCCACGTGTTCGACCTGTTGATTGAAGATGGCCGCTGCACCGGCGTGGTGGCCTATGACCTGGCGACCGGCGAACTGCACACCTTTCACGCCAAGGCCGTGATTCTGGCCGCAGGTGGCTACGGCCGCGTGTTCAAAATCACCTCCAACGCCTTCACGCTGACCGGCGACCTGATGAGCATCTACTACCGCAAGGGCCTGCCGCTGGAAGACATGGAGTTCTACCAGTTCCACCCCACCGGCCTGAGCAAGCTGGGCATTCTGGTGACCGAAGGGATTCGCGGTGAGGGCGGCATTCTGCGCAACGTGAACGAGGAGCGCTTCATGGAGCGCTACGCCCCCACCATCAAGGACCTGGCGCCCCGCGACATCGTGGCCCGCAGCATGATCACCGAAATCCGCGAAGGCCGTGGCGTGGGTCCCGACAAGGACGCCATCTACATCGACCTGACCCACCTGCCCCGCGAAACGGTGGAAGGCAAGCTGGCCGAAATTACCGACCTGGCGCGTACCTACCTGGGCCTGGACCCCCTCAAGGACATGGTGCTGGTGCAGCCCACTGCCCACTACGCGATGGGCGGTATCCCCACCGATATCGACGGGCAGTGCCTTAGTGACGGTGCGGGCGGCAAAATTGAGGGCCTGTACGCGGCTGGTGAGCAAGCCTGTGTGTCGCTGCACGGTGCCAACCGCCTCGGCACCAACAGCTTGGGTGACCTGGTGGTGTTCGGGCGCCGCGCCGGGATCTCGGCGGCCAAGTACGCCCGTCAGGCCGACTATGGCCGCTTGGCCGAAGACCCTGAAGCCGAAACCCGCGCCTTGCTGGAAGGGCTGCGCAGCAACCGTGGCAAGGACAACCCCGCCGATATCCGTAAGGTGCTGCAGGAAACCATGATGAACAACGTGGGTATCTTCCGCAACGGCCCCGACATGGAAAAACAGGTCGAAATCATCAAGGAACTCAAGGAGCGCTACAAAAACGTGGGCGTGGCCGACGTGAGTGCCAAGTTCAATGGTGACCTGATTGACGCCGTGGAACTGGGTTTCCTGCTTGACTGTGCCGAGGCCATGACCGCTTCGGCCGTGAACCGCACCGAGTCGCGTGGCGCCCATGAGCGCGAGGACTACACCACCCGCGACGACAAGAACTGGCTGAAGCACACCATGGCCTACAAGGACCTGAACAATGACGGCAACGTGCTGATTGGCTACAAGCCGGTGGCACTCAAGGGCTACACCCGCGCCTTCGAGCCCAAAGCCCGCGTCTACTGA
- the sdhD gene encoding succinate dehydrogenase, hydrophobic membrane anchor protein yields MTRARTLMDARAQSHTNAELNWWIFMRVSGLILIFLVLGHIYMTFIQVSESDATYHAVVAKLSNPAWKLYDWLILTLTMLHGMNGARYVMEDYIRSNPNRAWVKMVVFSIAALIYALGTVGLFSI; encoded by the coding sequence ATGACCCGCGCACGCACCCTGATGGACGCCCGCGCCCAGTCGCACACCAACGCCGAGCTGAACTGGTGGATTTTCATGCGGGTCAGCGGTCTGATTCTGATTTTCCTGGTGCTGGGTCACATCTACATGACCTTTATCCAGGTGTCCGAATCCGACGCCACCTATCATGCCGTAGTGGCCAAGCTGAGCAACCCCGCCTGGAAGCTGTACGACTGGCTGATTCTGACCCTGACCATGCTGCACGGCATGAACGGCGCACGTTATGTCATGGAAGACTACATCCGCTCCAACCCCAACCGGGCCTGGGTCAAGATGGTGGTTTTTTCCATCGCTGCGCTGATTTACGCCCTGGGCACCGTGGGCCTGTTTTCCATCTGA
- the sdhC gene encoding succinate dehydrogenase, cytochrome b556 subunit encodes MYKGREGQWAFFLHRLSGLAILAYFLLHVISISLIIFGEEAYMRVHHLYDLWPFRIGLIFVTAGVAYHAFNGLRIMAMDFTGKGVAYQRQSWYAVLAITALITLYTLWVNIPRILGGY; translated from the coding sequence ATGTATAAGGGAAGAGAAGGTCAGTGGGCCTTTTTTCTGCACCGCCTGTCCGGTCTGGCCATCCTGGCCTATTTCCTGCTGCACGTCATCAGCATCAGCCTGATTATTTTCGGAGAAGAAGCCTACATGCGGGTTCACCACCTGTATGACCTGTGGCCCTTCCGCATCGGATTGATTTTCGTGACGGCCGGGGTGGCCTATCACGCCTTCAACGGCCTGCGCATCATGGCGATGGACTTTACCGGCAAGGGCGTGGCCTATCAGCGTCAGAGCTGGTATGCCGTGCTGGCCATCACCGCGCTGATTACCCTTTACACCCTGTGGGTGAATATCCCGCGCATCTTGGGAGGTTACTGA
- the mnmA gene encoding tRNA 2-thiouridine(34) synthase MnmA, producing MTAPTSPSPSSTAAGTRVLCAMSGGVDSSVTAALLKDQGYSVVGAMMRFWPDDKRTETFDSCCSPDAAYEARRVAEQVGVPFYLLDYREQFQQHIVGPFIEEYAKGRTPNPCVNCNTKVKFDELVKKAKMLGCQYVATGHYVKRVVNERGEVEFWRGDDPRKDQTYFLWGTPREALPYILFPVGELEKPRVREIAAERGLLTASKPESQNICFVPGKVQDFVAEHLPQVQGHIREIRTGEIVGEHLGTQFYTLGQKKGLGLYQTHRVRHVVHLDPATQTVWVGDYEDCLWDDLSASQANYLVDLAELPQRLQVQVRYRTAPVGATVLHADEHGFRLRFDEPQFAVAPGQSAVLYDGPRLLGGGLIDDHAPALPGAVRQ from the coding sequence ATGACTGCGCCCACTTCTCCTTCCCCCAGCTCTACCGCTGCTGGCACCCGTGTGCTGTGTGCCATGTCGGGCGGTGTGGATTCCTCGGTGACTGCCGCACTGCTCAAAGACCAGGGCTACAGCGTGGTGGGCGCCATGATGCGCTTCTGGCCCGACGACAAGCGCACCGAAACCTTTGATTCCTGCTGTTCGCCCGACGCCGCCTATGAGGCCCGCCGCGTGGCCGAACAGGTGGGCGTGCCGTTTTATCTGCTGGACTACCGCGAGCAGTTCCAGCAGCACATCGTGGGGCCGTTTATCGAGGAGTATGCCAAGGGCCGCACCCCCAACCCCTGCGTGAACTGCAACACCAAGGTCAAGTTCGACGAGCTGGTAAAAAAAGCCAAGATGCTGGGCTGCCAGTACGTGGCGACCGGGCATTATGTGAAGCGGGTCGTCAATGAGCGCGGCGAGGTGGAGTTCTGGCGCGGCGACGACCCCCGCAAGGACCAGACCTACTTTCTGTGGGGCACGCCCCGCGAGGCGCTGCCTTACATTCTGTTCCCGGTAGGCGAGCTGGAAAAGCCCCGCGTGCGCGAAATCGCCGCCGAGCGCGGGCTGCTCACGGCCAGCAAGCCCGAAAGCCAGAACATCTGCTTCGTGCCGGGCAAAGTGCAGGACTTCGTGGCCGAGCACCTTCCGCAGGTTCAGGGCCACATCCGCGAAATCCGCACGGGCGAAATCGTGGGCGAGCACTTGGGGACGCAGTTCTATACCCTGGGCCAGAAAAAGGGCCTGGGCCTCTATCAGACCCACCGGGTGCGCCATGTGGTTCACCTTGACCCCGCCACCCAGACGGTCTGGGTGGGCGACTACGAGGACTGCCTCTGGGACGACCTGAGTGCCTCGCAGGCCAATTACCTCGTGGACCTGGCGGAGTTGCCGCAGCGCCTGCAGGTGCAAGTGCGTTACCGCACGGCGCCGGTAGGGGCCACAGTGCTCCACGCGGACGAGCACGGATTTCGTCTGCGCTTCGACGAGCCGCAGTTCGCGGTGGCTCCTGGTCAGAGCGCTGTGCTGTATGACGGCCCCCGGCTGCTGGGCGGCGGCCTGATTGATGACCATGCCCCAGCCCTGCCCGGGGCTGTCCGGCAATGA
- a CDS encoding TetR/AcrR family transcriptional regulator produces MSSASPTVPPVPKITDTRQRILSEAGKLFVSRGYHGVSMREVALAVGVTKPALYHHYADKETLFVAILEDSVGDLERIIVQMRQQPDLRSQLRSLVGSLLAQSPDHWVGLQLAGELKHVAPERRADFENHYRRVWLGGLGQMIGEGIERGELRRDLSPADLTRALMGILYPLVSGPAHPGREAAGDSLLAVFLEGATPR; encoded by the coding sequence GTGAGTTCTGCAAGCCCCACAGTCCCGCCCGTACCCAAAATCACAGATACCCGCCAGCGCATCCTCTCCGAGGCCGGCAAACTGTTCGTATCACGTGGTTACCATGGCGTTTCTATGCGCGAAGTGGCGCTGGCCGTCGGTGTGACCAAGCCAGCGCTTTATCACCACTATGCCGACAAGGAAACGCTGTTCGTGGCAATCTTGGAAGACTCGGTGGGTGACTTGGAAAGAATCATCGTGCAGATGCGCCAGCAGCCAGACCTGCGCTCGCAGCTGCGCAGCCTGGTGGGCAGCCTGCTGGCCCAGAGCCCGGACCACTGGGTGGGCCTGCAACTGGCCGGCGAACTGAAACACGTGGCTCCCGAGCGCCGCGCCGATTTTGAGAACCACTACCGCCGGGTGTGGCTGGGCGGCCTGGGGCAGATGATCGGCGAAGGAATAGAGCGCGGAGAACTGCGCCGTGACCTCTCCCCCGCCGACCTGACCCGCGCCCTGATGGGCATCCTTTATCCGCTGGTGTCCGGCCCGGCGCATCCGGGGCGGGAAGCCGCCGGCGACTCGCTGCTGGCAGTGTTCCTGGAAGGCGCCACGCCCCGCTGA
- a CDS encoding MDR family oxidoreductase translates to MPIPPQFRALQATRLASAHPGQGHAVEPTVLTPADLPPGDVVVRVTHSSLNYKDGLALQGRPGILKAFPIVPGIDLAGEVVEGGGEGFGPGDRVVVTGWGIGENTSGGYAEYARVQSGWAEPLPPGTDAAWAMAVGTAGFTAMLAVLALERHTLYGSVLDGPVLVTGATGGVGSVAVALLAAAGYEVHASTGKLQEEAYLRELGASAVLHRDEVSSLNRPLESERWAAAIDTVGGSTLSGVMSALRRQGAVAVCGLAGSAELTATVFPLILRGVSLLGIDSVACPRPLRREAWARLARDLPAERLAPMTQTYGLDDLPQLSRRILDGELRGRSVIEVAQPHSSRG, encoded by the coding sequence ATGCCCATTCCCCCACAGTTCCGCGCCCTGCAGGCCACCCGTCTGGCCAGTGCCCATCCCGGACAAGGCCACGCGGTCGAACCTACGGTGCTGACCCCCGCTGACCTGCCGCCCGGCGACGTGGTGGTCCGGGTCACCCATTCCAGCCTTAACTACAAGGATGGCCTGGCGCTTCAGGGCCGCCCCGGCATTCTCAAGGCCTTTCCCATCGTGCCCGGCATAGATCTGGCCGGCGAGGTGGTAGAGGGCGGCGGCGAGGGCTTCGGTCCCGGTGACCGGGTGGTCGTGACCGGTTGGGGCATCGGAGAGAACACCAGTGGCGGCTACGCCGAGTACGCCCGCGTGCAATCCGGCTGGGCCGAGCCTTTGCCGCCGGGTACGGACGCCGCCTGGGCAATGGCGGTCGGCACCGCAGGGTTCACGGCCATGCTGGCGGTGCTGGCCCTGGAGCGGCATACCCTGTACGGCTCCGTACTGGACGGCCCGGTGCTGGTCACTGGCGCCACCGGAGGCGTAGGCAGCGTGGCCGTGGCGCTGCTTGCCGCTGCCGGATACGAGGTTCACGCCAGCACCGGGAAGCTGCAGGAGGAAGCTTACCTGCGTGAACTGGGCGCCAGCGCCGTCCTGCACCGTGACGAGGTGAGCAGCCTGAACCGCCCCCTGGAATCCGAGCGCTGGGCCGCTGCCATCGACACGGTAGGTGGCAGCACCCTGAGCGGGGTCATGTCGGCACTGCGGCGCCAGGGGGCAGTGGCCGTGTGCGGCCTAGCCGGCAGCGCCGAGCTGACTGCCACAGTCTTTCCTCTGATTCTGCGTGGCGTGAGTCTGCTGGGCATCGACTCGGTGGCCTGCCCACGCCCGCTGCGCCGCGAAGCCTGGGCCCGCCTGGCCCGCGACTTGCCTGCCGAACGCCTGGCTCCCATGACGCAGACCTATGGCCTGGACGACCTGCCCCAGCTGTCGCGCCGCATTCTGGACGGCGAACTGCGCGGACGGAGCGTGATTGAGGTGGCGCAGCCGCACTCCTCTAGGGGGTAA
- a CDS encoding S1 RNA-binding domain-containing protein: MGTCNFRRAPLVQLDPGAVIEGRITRVTDFGAFVQFENGETGLVHISQIAHSFVRNIHDHVREGENVEVKVLGRDERGRLDLSIKELLEEPEEVPRPRAIGRQSPQFEAKLRSFMRDAKERTDLGGMGKKPSKRKK, translated from the coding sequence ATGGGCACATGCAATTTCAGGAGGGCACCCTTAGTGCAGCTTGACCCCGGCGCAGTTATCGAAGGCCGTATCACCCGCGTGACCGATTTCGGAGCGTTCGTCCAGTTTGAAAACGGCGAAACCGGCCTGGTCCACATCTCGCAAATCGCCCACTCGTTTGTGCGCAACATTCACGACCACGTGCGCGAGGGCGAAAACGTGGAGGTCAAGGTCCTTGGCCGCGACGAGCGTGGCCGCCTCGACCTTTCCATCAAGGAACTGTTGGAAGAGCCTGAAGAGGTGCCGCGCCCCCGCGCGATCGGCCGCCAGAGCCCACAGTTCGAAGCCAAGCTGCGCTCCTTTATGCGCGACGCCAAGGAGCGCACCGATCTGGGCGGCATGGGCAAAAAGCCCTCCAAGCGCAAAAAGTAA
- the aroA gene encoding 3-phosphoshikimate 1-carboxyvinyltransferase: MPDLPVRFDAVVHPTARLSGTVQAQPSKNYTTRFLLAAALAEGESVVRGVASSEDAEALLSCLRAWGARIELSGGDAYVTGFGARPSPDTRLEVGNAGAVARFLLAVAALTSGTEVVTDSPHSLGQRPMGDLLAALTALGLTVQSAAGGRLPVTVSGGPALGGPVSVSAEQSSQFLSGLLFAAPLLERGLDITVTGHLRSEPPIRQTLDTLRRFGVQVEAATDLRRIRVPGAQRYQAGDYRVPGDYPGSAALLVAGAILPGEVTVAGLDPHDLQGERLALDVLREMGTDLRREGDAVTVRGGSPLHGVTRDGDPFTDAVQVLCAAAAAAEGCTTWHNVATLRLKECDRISDTRAELLRLGVQARETADSLTVCGGAVRGNVTVDGHGDHRMIMLLSLLGLRASGPVTITGAHHIRKSYPEFFAHLQALGARVDVLARS, encoded by the coding sequence ATGCCCGACTTGCCCGTCCGCTTCGACGCCGTCGTCCATCCCACTGCCCGACTGAGCGGCACCGTGCAGGCCCAGCCCAGCAAGAACTACACCACCCGCTTTCTGCTGGCAGCAGCCTTGGCTGAAGGGGAAAGCGTGGTGCGCGGCGTGGCGAGCAGCGAGGACGCCGAGGCCCTGCTTAGCTGCCTGCGGGCCTGGGGTGCCCGGATTGAGCTGAGTGGGGGTGATGCCTATGTGACCGGGTTTGGGGCTCGGCCCAGTCCGGACACACGCCTGGAGGTGGGCAATGCCGGTGCAGTGGCCCGCTTTCTGCTGGCCGTTGCGGCGCTCACCAGTGGCACCGAAGTCGTCACCGATTCGCCGCACTCGCTGGGGCAAAGGCCGATGGGCGACCTGCTGGCGGCCCTCACGGCGCTGGGGCTGACGGTACAGAGCGCAGCGGGGGGGAGGCTGCCCGTCACCGTGTCCGGCGGCCCTGCCCTGGGGGGCCCGGTCAGCGTGAGTGCCGAGCAGTCCAGCCAGTTTCTCTCTGGCCTACTGTTCGCCGCGCCGCTGCTGGAGCGGGGGCTGGACATCACTGTGACCGGCCACCTGAGGAGCGAGCCGCCTATCCGCCAAACATTGGACACCCTGCGGCGTTTCGGTGTTCAGGTAGAAGCGGCAACGGACTTGCGGCGCATTCGGGTTCCGGGGGCACAGCGCTATCAGGCGGGAGACTACCGCGTGCCGGGCGATTATCCGGGCAGCGCCGCGCTGCTGGTGGCGGGGGCCATCCTGCCGGGTGAAGTGACCGTCGCCGGGCTGGACCCCCACGACCTGCAAGGCGAACGGCTGGCGCTGGACGTGCTGCGCGAGATGGGAACGGACCTGCGCCGTGAGGGCGACGCGGTAACGGTACGCGGTGGCTCGCCGCTGCACGGCGTGACCCGCGACGGCGACCCGTTTACCGATGCGGTGCAGGTGCTGTGTGCCGCCGCCGCCGCCGCCGAAGGCTGCACCACCTGGCACAATGTCGCCACCCTGCGCCTCAAGGAGTGCGACCGCATCAGCGACACGCGGGCCGAGCTGCTGCGGCTGGGGGTGCAGGCCAGGGAAACCGCCGACTCCCTGACCGTCTGTGGAGGCGCAGTGCGGGGCAATGTCACCGTGGACGGCCACGGCGACCACCGCATGATTATGTTGCTCAGTCTGCTGGGGCTGCGGGCCAGTGGACCGGTCACCATCACCGGAGCGCACCACATCCGCAAGAGTTACCCGGAGTTTTTCGCACATCTGCAGGCGCTGGGAGCGCGGGTAGATGTGCTGGCCCGCTCATAG